In Parcubacteria group bacterium ADurb.Bin159, the genomic stretch AAATGCCGCGGCTTACTTCTTGGTAAATCAATTTATTACAATATTCTTGCGCTTTTTCTCTTTTTTCTTTAGCCAAAGAAATGCTTACTAAATATTTTTCTAATTCTTCTCTGATTTTTCCTGCGGCGAATATCCTTTCCGCTTTAGTTTTTAATGGTTTGGCGAAAAGAATTTCCGGCGCATTTTTACTTACCCATTCTTCCACTTTTTCTTTCCATTCTTTTTTATTTTTTTCAATTTCTTCAATTAAATCATCTCTCTTTTTTTGTCCAACTTTAGATTGGATTTCTTTAAAAAAACCAATCAGGTCCCATAAATGTTTGTTCCCAAAAGCGAATGCTTCCTCAAACTTTTTTTCGTCAACTTCATTCGCTTGAGATTCTATCATCAAAATATGCTCTGGCGTCCCTCCTATCACTAAATCTAGCAAAGATTTTTCTCTAGCTTGATAAGTGGGGTTAAGACACCATTGCGGTTCACCTTCTTCCGAAGGAATAAGCCCTACTCTTAAGCCGGCTATTGGCCCATTCCAAGGAATATCGGAAATAAGCAAAGAAATAACCGCTCCCCAAAAAGCAACAATATCAGCATCATTTTCTTCGTCTAAAGAAAGAACCGTAGCAATAATTTGCACTTCTCTTCTTAAATCCTGATTAAACAAAGGCCTGATAGCCCTGTCAATTAAACGAGAAGCCAAAATGGCTTCATCTGGCGGTTTCGTTTCTCTTTTTATAAAACGCGAACCTTTTATTTTTCCTGCGGCATAAAACCTTTCTTCATAATCAACCATTAACGGAAAATAATCCGCTTCTTTATTCTCCGTTCCCATTGTAGCCGTAACCAAAACGGCTGTCTCCCCGTATTCTACTAAACACGAACCATTTGCTTGCTGGGCGAATTGACCGGTCGTAACCATCAACTTCCTTCCCGCAAATTCTGTTTCAAATTTCATAATTTTTATACTTACTTAAGACTTAAGGGTGGAACCCTTAAAAGCCCTTATATCGTCTAATTAAAAATAGACGTTTATTTTTACCTAAATCGGTAAATTTATCAGCTGCTTCTATTAATCGGGAAGAAGATGTTTCAGAAAAAGCAGCTACTTCTACCCGACAACCTTTATTTTCTTTTAAATAATTAATTAAAGGAACATAATCGCCATCTCCACTGACCAAAACAATTACATCTAATTTTTGAGATAATTTCACTGCGTCAATGGCAATCCCCACGTCCCAATCCGCTTTTTTCATTCCCCCGGGAAAAACTTGTAAATCTTTCATCTTAACTTCAAATCCTTGATGTTCTAAAGCTTCAAAAAAAGTTTGCTCTTCTTTACTTTTAGAGCGAATAACATAGGCGATGGCTCTTATTAATTGTCTATCGTCAACCACTTTTTCCAAAATTTTAGCAAAATTAACATTAGCTCCATAAAGATTTTTGCCAGAGTGGTACATATTAGCCACATCAATAAAAACACCAACTCTTTGATTCGCGTATTGATTTATACTCGTCATATTTTTTTTGTTTTTATGGTTTGTAAAACCTTTTTATAAGCCGTTGGATTTACCGCAGCTAAA encodes the following:
- a CDS encoding NYN domain protein; this encodes MTSINQYANQRVGVFIDVANMYHSGKNLYGANVNFAKILEKVVDDRQLIRAIAYVIRSKSKEEQTFFEALEHQGFEVKMKDLQVFPGGMKKADWDVGIAIDAVKLSQKLDVIVLVSGDGDYVPLINYLKENKGCRVEVAAFSETSSSRLIEAADKFTDLGKNKRLFLIRRYKGF